The following proteins are co-located in the Phragmites australis chromosome 10, lpPhrAust1.1, whole genome shotgun sequence genome:
- the LOC133931391 gene encoding putative leucine-rich repeat receptor-like serine/threonine-protein kinase At2g24130 produces MAKLLIPIIIFHVGLVPIVVAAAATAPPPVIDDDRSALLTFLSNVSADPGGALADWGRSPEFCNWTGVMCGGPGRRRVTQLVLSGKGICGVISPALGRLAFVNVLDLSSNAFAGAIPPELSALSMLTQLSLTNNLLEGAIPAGLGLLQKLYFLDLSGNRLSGGIPETLFCNCSALQYLDLANNSLASDIPYADECRLPSLRYILLWSNDLSGAIPPALANSSMLEWIDFESNYLAGELPSQMFDRLPRLQYLYLSYNNLSSHGGNTDLGPFFRSLRNCTRMQELELAGNDLGGQLPLFVGELPRGLRQLHLEGNAISGSIPPNISGLVNLTYLNLSNNLLNGSIPPDMSRMRRLERLYLSNNLLSGEIPRSIGDIPHLGLVDLSSNRLAGAIPDTFSNLTQLRRLMLHHNQLSGAIPPSLGDCLNLEILDLSYNGLQGPIPAYVASLSSLKLYLNLSNNHLEGPLPLELSKMNMILALDLSANKLAGTIPSQLGSCVALEYLNFSVNALGGALPASVTALPFLQVLDVSRNVLSGPLPESLQVSTSLREANFSYNNFSGMVPDAGVLANLSVEAFRGNPNLCGHVPGIAICEPKRARRRRTLFPAVVGIVVAVSLLLCAVGCRSMVTARAKRSGRQSMRLVDVDDQAEREHPRISYRELSEATGGFVQACLIGAGSFGRVYEGTLRDGTRIAVKVLDPKGGGEVSGSFKRECEVLRQTRHKNLVRVITTCSTASFNALVLPLMPNGSLEDHLYPHGDNDGELGGGLDFGQIMGIVSDVAEGMAYLHHYAPVSVVHCDLKPSNVLLDEGMRAVISDFGIARLLACGVGEASRTSDESAPCNSITGLLQGSVGYIAPEYGLGGHPSTQGDVYSFGVMLLELITGKRPTDVIFHEGLTLHDWVRRHYPHDVAAIVAHAPWRERELQAAADVAVVELIELGLVCTQHSPALRPAMADVCHEITLLKEDLARHCGRRSLSTKDSLFSN; encoded by the exons ATGGCCAAATTGCTCATCCCAATCATCATCTTTCATGTCGGCCTCGTGCCGATCGTTGTCGCGGCAGCAGCTACCGCACCACCACCAGTGATCGACGATGACCGGTCCGCACTCCTCACGTTCCTCTCCAACGTCTCGGcagaccccggcggcgccctcgcGGACTGGGGCCGCTCGCCGGAGTTTTGCAATTGGACGGGTGTCATGTGTGGCGGCCCTGGCAGACGGCGTGTCACGCAGCTGGTGCTTAGTGGAAAGGGGATCTGTGGCGTGATCTCGCCGGCCCTGGGGCGGTTGGCTTTCGTCAACGTGCTTGATCTGTCGAGCAATGCTTTCGCCGGCGCTATCCCACCGGAGTTGAGCGCACTGTCAATGCTGACGCAGCTGAGCTTGACGAACAACCTCCTCGAGGGCGCGATCCCCGCCGGCCTCGGGCTCCTCCAGAAGCTCTACTTCCTTGACCTCAGCGGCAACCGGCTCTCTGGCGGCATCCCGGAAACGCTCTTCTGCAACTGCTCCGCGTTGCAGTACCTGGACCTCGCCAACAACTCCCTCGCCAGCGACATCCCCTACGCCGACGAGTGTCGCCTTCCCAGCCTCCGGTACATCCTCCTCTGGTCGAACGATCTGTCCGGTGCGATCCCGCCGGCGCTGGCCAACTCCTCCATGCTTGAATGGATAGACTTCGAGTCGAATTACCTCGCCGGCGAGCTGCCGTCGCAGATGTTCGACAGGTTGCCGCGGCTCCAGTACCTCTACCTCTCGTACAACAACCTCTCCAGCCATGGCGGCAACACCGACCTGGGCCCTTTCTTCCGTTCCCTGAGGAACTGCACTCGCATGCAGGAGCTCGAGCTCGCCGGGAACGACCTCGGCGGGCAGCTTCCGCTGTTCGTCGGCGAGCTCCCGCGTGGCCTCCGGCAACTCCACCTCGAGGGCAACGCCATCTCAGGCTCCATCCCGCCCAACATTTCCGGCCTCGTCAACCTCACCTACCTCAACCTCTCCAACAACCTGCTCAACGGCTCCATCCCGCCCGACATGTCGCGCATGCGGCGGCTTGAGCGGCTGTACCTCTCGAACAACCTCCTCTCGGGCGAGATCCCCCGATCCATCGGCGACATCCCGCACCTCGGCCTCGTCGACCTGTCCAGCAACCGGCTCGCCGGAGCGATCCCGGACACGTTCTCCAACCTCACGCAGCTCAGGCGGCTAATGCTGCACCACAACCAGCTCTCCGGTGCCATTCCTCCCAGCCTCGGAGACTGCCTGAACTTGGAAATCTTGGACCTATCCTATAATGGCCTGCAAGGCCCGATCCCTGCGTATGTCGCCTCCCTGAGCAGCCTCAAGCTGTACCTGAACCTCTCGAACAATCACCTAGAGGGGCCTCTCCCTCTCGAGCTCAGCAAGATGAACATGATCCTGGCGCTCGACCTGTCGGCGAACAAGCTTGCCGGTACGATCCCGTCGCAGCTCGGTAGCTGCGTCGCGCTCGAGTACCTCAACTTCTCCGTCAACGCGCTGGGGGGCGCGCTCCCGGCGTCCGTCACGGCGCTGCCGTTCCTGCAGGTGCTCGACGTGTCGCGCAATGTGCTCTCCGGACCCCTGCCCGAGTCCCTGCAGGTGTCCACCTCGCTCCGGGAGGCTAACTTCTCGTACAACAACTTCTCTGGTATGGTGCCGGACGCCGGTGTGCTCGCAAACCTCTCGGTGGAGGCGTTCCGAGGCAACCCCAACCTTTGCGGCCATGTTCCCGGCATTGCCATCTGCGAACCGAAGCGCGCGCGCCGCCGTCGCACACTTTTCCCTGCCGTCGTTGGCATCGTCGTTGCGGTGTCCCTCCTGCTATGCGCGGTCGGGTGCCGGTCCATGGTGACCGCGAGGGCGAAGCGGTCAGGGCGCCAGTCCATGCGcctcgtcgacgtcgacgaccAGGCGGAGAGGGAGCACCCAAGGATATCGTACCGGGAGCTCTCCGAGGCAACCGGCGGTTTCGTCCAGGCGTGCCTGATCGGCGCCGGCAGCTTCGGGCGCGTCTACGAGGGAACGCTCCGAGACGGCACGCGCATTGCCGTGAAGGTGCTCGACCCgaagggcggcggcgaggtctCCGGCAGCTTCAAGAGGGAGTGCGAGGTGCTCAGGCAGACACGGCACAAGAACCTCGTCAGGGTGATCACCACCTGCAGCACGGCCAGCTTCAACGCGCTCGTGCTGCCGCTGATGCCAAACGGCAGCCTCGAGGACCACCTCTACCCGCACGGCGACAATGACGGTGAGCTCGGCGGCGGCCTGGACTTCGGCCAGATCATGGGCATCGTGAGCGACGTCGCCGAGGGGATGGCCTACTTGCACCACTACGCGCCGGTCAGTGTCGTGCACTGCGACCTCAAGCCGAGCAATGTCCTCCTCGACGAGGGGATGCGCGCCGTGATATCGGACTTCGGCATCGCGCGGCTCCTCGCCTGCGGCGTCGGGGAAGCCAGCAGAACGAGCGACGAGTCTGCGCCGtgcaactccatcaccggactattgcAAGGCTCAGTTGGGTACATCGCACCTG AGTATGGATTAGGAGGGCATCCATCGACGCAGGgcgacgtgtacagcttcggcgtGATGCTTCTTGAACTGATCACAGGGAAGAGGCCAACGGACGTGATCTTCCACGAGGGGCTCACGCTGCACGACTGGGTCAGGCGGCACTACCCGCACGACGTCGCGGCCATCGTCGCGCACGCGCCGTGGAGGGAGCGCGAGCTGCAGGCGGCAGCCGACGTGGCGGTCGTCGAGCTGATCGAGCTCGGGCTGGTGTGCACGCAGCACTCGCCGGCGCTGCGGCCCGCCATGGCCGACGTCTGCCACGAGATCACATTGCTCAAGGAGGACCTCGCCAGGCACTGCGGCCGCCGGTCGCTCTCGACCAAGGACTCGCTGTTCTCGAATTGA